A window of Anaerolineales bacterium genomic DNA:
CCTCTCCTGCAGTCGGCGCGAGAGATGCAGCTCGAGGTTGCCGGTTCCCTTGAACTCCTCGTACACGACATCATCCATCCGAGAACCGGTGTCGACCAGGCAGGTAGCGACGATCGTCAGCGACCCGCCATCCTCGATATTGCGGGCGGCGCCGAAGAAGCGCTTCGGCGGATAGAGCGCCGCCGGGTCGAGGCCGCCCGACAGCGTGCGTCCGGACGGTGTGACCATCAAGTTGTAGGCACGTGCCAGGCGGGTGATGGAATCCATCAAGATGGCGACGTCTCGCCCGCACTCCACCAGCCGCTTGGCCCGTTCCAGCGCCATCTCGGCCACCCGCACGTGCGAGGCGACCGGCTCGTCGAAGGTGGATGAGATCACCTCGGCGTCCACCGAGCGGTCCATGTCCGTGACTTCTTCCGGCCGCTCCCCGATCAGGGCCACCATCAGGTGGACGTTGGGATAGCGGGTGGAGATGGCGTTCGCCACCTCCTTGAGCACGGTGGTCTTGCCCGCCTTCGGCGGGGAGACAATCAGGCCGCGCTGTCCTTTGCCGATCGGCGAGACCAGGCTCAGCAGGCGGGTGGACAGCGTGAAGCGATCGGTCTCCAGGTCAAATCGTTCCAGCGGGAAGATCGGCGTCAGGTCCTCGAACTTCGGCCGGCTCTTGGCCTCTTCGGGATCGAGGCCATTGATCGACTCCACCCGCAGCAAGCCGTAGTACTTTTCGGTCTCCTTCGCCGGGCGGATCTGGCCGATAACCATGTCGCCGGTGCGCAATCCAAACCGGCGGATCTGCGACTGCGACACGTAGATGTCGTTCGGTCCGGGGAGGTAGTGATCGGCCCGAAGGAAGCCCATGCCCTCGTTCATGATCTCGAGGATTCCCCCGCGCAGTTCCAGGCCCTGGCGCTCGGCCTCGGCCTGCATGATGCGCAGGATCAAGTCCTCCTTCTTGATGCGGGCCGCGCCGGGGACATTCATGTCCTTGGAGAGCGCCCGCAACTCCGTCAGGGTCATGGACTCCAGTTGGGAGATATTCATGTGGTTGGACTCCCTGAAGATGGTCGGCAAGGGTTGGGCCTTGGCGATCGGCCCGGCCGAGGACATCTACAGCACAAAGCGAAATAATCGATTCGATGAGGGCTGGACAATAGGCGAGTTATGGATCTTCAGTTCGGGGGAATTGCCCGGAACCCGTTCCTGCTGGAACGTCAGGATTATAGCACGTCCCAGCCTTCCTCGCAAGGCCGGCCCCAGCCGGTGGCTACCGGGCCAGCCAGAGCACCAAGTAGTAGCCGAGAACCGCGGCCCACAACCAGGAATCGATGCGGTCCAGCACGCCGCCGTGCCCCGGAAGCAGGCTGCCCGAGTCCTTCACCTGGACCTGGCGCTTGATCATGCTGATCCCGACATCTCCCAGCGTGGTCACGACCGCCAGGACCGTGCCGATGATCAGCCCATTCACGATCGAGAACGGCAAGGGGTTCTCGGCCCATCGGCTCCAGACCACTGCCAGCAGGGCCCCCGAAACCGAGCCGGCAGCGACGCCCGCCAGATAGCCCTCCCACGTCTTCTTGGGGCTCAAGCGGGGGGCAAGCTTGTGGCGGCCGAGGCGCCGGCCGACGAAGTAGGCCGCGCTGTCCGCCAACCAGACGGACGGCAGGACCAACAGCAGCCACCAGGCGCCATCCGGTAGAGTGCGCAGAGATACGAAATAGCCGCCGATCCATCCCAGGTACAACACCCCGCCCCAGGTGAGCGCCATATCCGAACCCGAGTTGGGCGCCCCACGCTCAAAGTCCACCAGATGCCAGGCCATCCCGAGCAGGCAAACCAATGCCAGCAGCTCAGGGGCTCCGCCGAATCCCCAGGCGTACCGGGCGAGGGCAAACAAGCAACAGAATCCGACAAGCAGAGGCAGGCTCGGTCGCTGGCCAGCGGCTAGGAACAGGCGTCCATACTCAAAGCCGGCCAGCCCGAGGATCAGGGCGATGCCCAGGGCGAACCACCAGCCACCGGCCAGAATCACCGCCAGGCCGATCGGCAGCAGCAGCAAGACGACCAACACTCGCTGCCTGAGCATTCAAGACCCGCGGGCGGGGGCCCGAACCCGGCCGAAGCGCCGTTCGCGCTGGTCGAAGGCCTGCAGGGCGGCGAGCAGCTGCTCGCGTCCGAAATCGGGCCAGAGCGTCGGGGTCACGTACAGTTCGGCATAGGCGCCTTGCCAGATCAGGAAGTTGCTGACGCGCATCTCGCCCGAGGTTCGGATGATCAGAT
This region includes:
- the rho gene encoding transcription termination factor Rho; amino-acid sequence: MNISQLESMTLTELRALSKDMNVPGAARIKKEDLILRIMQAEAERQGLELRGGILEIMNEGMGFLRADHYLPGPNDIYVSQSQIRRFGLRTGDMVIGQIRPAKETEKYYGLLRVESINGLDPEEAKSRPKFEDLTPIFPLERFDLETDRFTLSTRLLSLVSPIGKGQRGLIVSPPKAGKTTVLKEVANAISTRYPNVHLMVALIGERPEEVTDMDRSVDAEVISSTFDEPVASHVRVAEMALERAKRLVECGRDVAILMDSITRLARAYNLMVTPSGRTLSGGLDPAALYPPKRFFGAARNIEDGGSLTIVATCLVDTGSRMDDVVYEEFKGTGNLELHLSRRLQERRIFPAFDIERSSTRREELLLGPDITPRVWLMRRMFSHMVNPPPGGAGMDITSATEAIIQRLAKTENNMEFLERLTESDD
- a CDS encoding phosphatidate cytidylyltransferase, producing MLRQRVLVVLLLLPIGLAVILAGGWWFALGIALILGLAGFEYGRLFLAAGQRPSLPLLVGFCCLFALARYAWGFGGAPELLALVCLLGMAWHLVDFERGAPNSGSDMALTWGGVLYLGWIGGYFVSLRTLPDGAWWLLLVLPSVWLADSAAYFVGRRLGRHKLAPRLSPKKTWEGYLAGVAAGSVSGALLAVVWSRWAENPLPFSIVNGLIIGTVLAVVTTLGDVGISMIKRQVQVKDSGSLLPGHGGVLDRIDSWLWAAVLGYYLVLWLAR